A single genomic interval of Granulicella tundricola MP5ACTX9 harbors:
- a CDS encoding rhamnogalacturonan acetylesterase, with amino-acid sequence MSRRHPHTVLATSLLFASAPLLAQSSYSFTCAPTKPGTPALTAATRYATPASSAGFDLVAAPVTFAKNSCSSDKPFFFSAAEPDGSYQVTLTLGSPTASVVTVRAESRRLFVDRMVIPAGASRQVVFNVHVRTAPIHSDKVSPDLPVPTVKLKPREIGALDWDDKLTLEFNGTNPSVRSIAIKPITNVPTVYLAGDSTVVDQDKEPWAAWGQMLPVFFGPGLTIANEAESGETIRSFVGERRLDKVLSTIRPGDYLMIQFAHNDQKQGTGYVPAETDYKTYLRRYISDARAHGAFPILVTSMNRRTFDAAGKITPSLGDYPQAMRDIAAEQKVPLIDLNAMSKTLWETMGETGTLKAFVHYPANTFPGQSEELKDDTHFNSYGAYELARAVVQSIRDQHLALAPYLIKNNPTFDPTHPDPVATFTMPQSPMVDTAKPYGR; translated from the coding sequence ATGTCACGTCGTCATCCGCACACCGTCCTGGCCACATCGCTCCTCTTCGCCTCCGCACCTCTGCTCGCCCAGTCCAGCTACTCCTTCACCTGCGCGCCAACCAAGCCGGGCACCCCGGCCCTCACCGCCGCCACCCGCTACGCCACCCCCGCCTCATCCGCAGGCTTCGACCTCGTAGCCGCCCCCGTCACCTTCGCGAAAAACTCCTGCTCCAGCGACAAGCCCTTCTTCTTCTCCGCAGCCGAGCCAGACGGCAGCTACCAGGTCACCCTCACCCTAGGCTCGCCCACCGCCTCCGTCGTCACCGTCCGCGCCGAGTCCCGCCGCCTCTTCGTAGACCGCATGGTCATCCCCGCAGGAGCCTCCCGCCAGGTCGTCTTCAACGTCCACGTCCGCACCGCCCCCATCCACTCCGACAAAGTATCTCCTGACCTGCCAGTCCCCACTGTCAAGCTCAAACCCCGAGAGATCGGCGCACTCGACTGGGACGACAAGCTCACCCTCGAGTTCAACGGCACCAACCCCAGCGTCCGTTCCATCGCCATCAAGCCCATCACCAACGTCCCCACCGTCTATCTCGCCGGCGACTCCACCGTCGTAGACCAGGACAAGGAGCCCTGGGCCGCCTGGGGCCAGATGCTCCCCGTCTTCTTCGGCCCCGGCCTCACCATCGCCAATGAAGCCGAGTCCGGCGAAACCATCCGCAGCTTCGTCGGCGAGCGCCGCCTCGACAAGGTCCTCTCCACCATCCGCCCCGGCGACTACCTCATGATCCAGTTCGCCCACAACGACCAGAAGCAGGGCACCGGCTACGTCCCCGCCGAGACCGACTACAAGACCTACCTCCGCCGCTACATCTCGGACGCCCGCGCCCACGGAGCCTTCCCCATCCTCGTCACCTCCATGAACCGCCGCACCTTTGACGCGGCAGGCAAGATCACTCCCAGCCTCGGCGACTACCCCCAGGCCATGCGCGACATCGCCGCAGAACAGAAGGTCCCTCTCATCGACCTCAACGCCATGAGCAAAACCCTCTGGGAGACTATGGGCGAGACCGGCACCCTCAAGGCCTTCGTCCACTACCCCGCCAACACCTTCCCCGGCCAGTCAGAGGAGCTCAAGGACGACACCCACTTCAACTCCTACGGCGCCTATGAACTGGCCCGTGCGGTCGTCCAGAGCATTCGCGACCAGCACCTCGCGTTAGCCCCATACCTGATCAAGAACAACCCCACCTTCGACCCCACCCACCCCGACCCGGTCGCCACCTTCACCATGCCCCAAAGCCCCATGGTCGACACCGCCAAACCCTACGGACGTTAG
- a CDS encoding rhamnogalacturonan acetylesterase, which produces MRGLVLAGLMLVSGVVWGQVPGTPDAPVQGSLTAEQQAPLNPALPTLFIVGDSTARNQADLGWGDHLAHYFDTTKINVANRARAGRSSRTFINEGAWDKVLAEMKPGDFLILQMGHNDGGDLDGAKPRGTLKGLGDEYKEVTLPDGHHEIVHTYGWYLRKYIREAREKKVTPMLMTLTIRNIWKDGQIERDMGYDAQLKDLAAQQHVLLVDMGTLEADGLQATGPEATALLFPKDHTHTSAEGAEMNAGYVVQALKAAHAPVDQYLKPQG; this is translated from the coding sequence ATGCGTGGGCTTGTTCTTGCTGGGTTGATGTTGGTGAGTGGGGTGGTCTGGGGGCAGGTTCCGGGAACTCCGGATGCTCCGGTTCAGGGGTCGTTGACGGCAGAGCAACAAGCGCCGCTGAATCCGGCGCTGCCTACGCTGTTCATTGTGGGGGACTCTACTGCTCGGAACCAGGCTGATCTGGGTTGGGGCGATCACCTGGCGCACTATTTCGACACGACGAAGATCAATGTGGCGAACCGGGCGCGGGCGGGGCGGAGCAGCCGGACGTTCATCAACGAGGGGGCTTGGGATAAGGTGCTGGCGGAGATGAAGCCGGGGGACTTCCTCATCCTGCAGATGGGGCATAACGACGGCGGCGATCTGGACGGCGCGAAGCCGCGTGGGACGCTGAAGGGGCTAGGCGATGAGTACAAGGAGGTGACGCTGCCGGATGGGCATCACGAGATTGTCCATACCTATGGCTGGTATCTGCGGAAGTACATCAGGGAGGCTCGGGAGAAGAAGGTGACCCCGATGCTGATGACGTTGACCATCCGCAATATCTGGAAGGATGGGCAGATCGAGCGGGACATGGGGTACGACGCGCAGTTGAAGGACCTGGCGGCGCAGCAGCATGTGCTGCTGGTCGATATGGGGACGCTGGAGGCCGATGGACTGCAGGCCACGGGGCCGGAGGCTACTGCGCTGCTGTTTCCGAAGGACCATACGCATACGAGTGCGGAGGGTGCCGAAATGAATGCGGGCTATGTTGTTCAGGCGTTGAAGGCTGCTCATGCTCCGGTGGATCAGTACCTCAAACCCCAGGGCTAA
- a CDS encoding L-rhamnose/proton symporter RhaT, which produces MGSNPFIGVIYHWIGGFASATNFIPFRGIKRWSWEIYWLIQGVAAWIIAPLVLGCYFVPNLFRILRESYAAHPRNVIYALLFGILWGVGGLTFGLAIRYLGIALGYAIALGLCAAFGTVVPPIIHGQFGEILHQSSGQVILLGVAVCVIGVAVNGAAGISKDKEFTPEEKEEAGETDFNFGKGLAIAVLAGLMSSFFAFGLDAGKPIGDLTKERLLAGGRLDLWQNLPILVVVLWGGFITNFVWSSILILKNRSIGQFTGTPGLNPMRAAKTTGDTLADFDPEDPQYSERLSGATLLFNYLFAGLAGVIWYFQFFFYSMGQTKMGKYDFSSWTLHMASIIIFATLWGIFLKEWKGTSMRTKMLVACGLALLIGSTVIVGYGNYMKAAETLGVGR; this is translated from the coding sequence TTGGGAAGCAATCCGTTTATCGGCGTTATCTACCACTGGATCGGCGGGTTTGCGTCCGCCACCAACTTTATCCCTTTTCGCGGAATCAAGCGCTGGTCGTGGGAGATCTACTGGCTGATCCAGGGTGTGGCGGCATGGATTATTGCGCCGCTGGTGCTTGGATGTTACTTTGTGCCGAACCTGTTCCGGATTCTGCGGGAGTCGTATGCGGCGCATCCACGGAACGTCATTTATGCGCTGCTGTTTGGGATTCTGTGGGGTGTGGGTGGGCTGACGTTCGGGCTGGCGATCCGCTATCTGGGGATCGCGTTGGGGTATGCGATTGCGCTGGGATTGTGTGCGGCGTTTGGGACCGTGGTGCCTCCGATCATCCATGGGCAGTTCGGGGAGATTCTGCACCAGAGCTCCGGGCAGGTGATTTTGCTGGGGGTGGCGGTTTGCGTGATCGGCGTGGCGGTGAACGGAGCGGCGGGCATCTCCAAAGACAAGGAGTTCACGCCGGAGGAGAAGGAAGAGGCGGGCGAGACGGACTTCAACTTCGGCAAGGGGCTGGCGATTGCAGTGCTTGCGGGGCTGATGAGCTCGTTCTTTGCGTTTGGGCTGGATGCGGGTAAGCCGATCGGCGATCTGACCAAGGAGCGGCTGCTGGCTGGTGGACGGTTGGATCTTTGGCAGAACCTGCCGATCCTGGTGGTCGTACTTTGGGGCGGGTTTATTACGAACTTTGTTTGGTCTTCGATTCTGATTTTGAAGAACCGGTCGATTGGGCAGTTTACGGGGACGCCGGGGCTGAACCCGATGCGGGCGGCTAAGACGACTGGCGACACGCTGGCTGACTTCGATCCTGAAGACCCGCAGTACTCGGAGCGGTTGTCTGGTGCGACGCTGCTGTTCAACTACCTCTTCGCGGGCCTGGCGGGCGTGATCTGGTACTTCCAGTTCTTCTTCTACTCGATGGGTCAGACGAAGATGGGTAAGTACGACTTCTCAAGCTGGACTCTGCACATGGCAAGCATCATCATCTTCGCGACGCTCTGGGGGATCTTCCTGAAGGAGTGGAAGGGGACGAGCATGCGGACGAAGATGCTGGTGGCTTGCGGGCTGGCGTTGCTGATTGGGTCTACCGTGATCGTTGGGTATGGGAACTATATGAAAGCTGCTGAGACGCTGGGCGTTGGGAGATGA
- a CDS encoding (Fe-S)-binding protein: MRVSLFITCYNDTLFPDTGKAVVRVLERLGHTVDFPAGQTCCGQMHYNTGYQADAMPLLERFVEQFRNSEAVVVPSSSCVAMMRDHYPIMAAQIASQGKHPQLVREVEALLPRVFEFSEFLTQRLGLEDVGAYFPHRVTYHASCHGLRNLHLGDGPQKLLRAVRGIDLVEISGLEQCCGFGGTFAVKNAEVSSAMLAEKTTAILNTKAEVCTACDNSCLMHIQGALHRQRTGVRTLSLAEILASDEGAQA, translated from the coding sequence GTGCGAGTCTCGCTCTTCATCACCTGTTACAACGACACTCTCTTCCCGGACACAGGTAAAGCCGTCGTCCGCGTCCTCGAGCGTCTCGGCCACACCGTAGACTTCCCCGCCGGCCAGACCTGCTGCGGCCAGATGCACTACAACACCGGCTACCAGGCAGACGCCATGCCGCTCCTCGAGCGCTTCGTCGAGCAGTTTCGCAACTCCGAAGCCGTCGTCGTCCCATCCTCCTCCTGCGTCGCCATGATGCGCGACCATTACCCCATCATGGCCGCCCAAATCGCCAGCCAGGGCAAGCACCCCCAACTCGTCCGTGAGGTCGAAGCCCTCCTACCCCGCGTCTTCGAGTTCTCAGAGTTCCTCACCCAGCGCCTCGGCCTGGAAGACGTAGGAGCCTACTTCCCCCACCGCGTCACCTATCACGCAAGCTGCCACGGCCTCCGCAACCTGCACCTCGGCGATGGCCCCCAGAAGCTCCTCCGCGCTGTCCGCGGCATAGACCTCGTAGAGATCAGCGGCCTCGAGCAATGCTGCGGCTTCGGCGGAACCTTCGCCGTCAAAAACGCCGAGGTCTCGAGCGCCATGCTCGCAGAGAAGACCACCGCCATCCTCAACACCAAAGCAGAGGTCTGCACCGCCTGCGATAACAGTTGCCTCATGCACATCCAGGGTGCGCTCCATCGCCAGCGCACCGGCGTCCGCACCCTCAGCCTTGCTGAGATCCTCGCCAGCGACGAAGGAGCCCAGGCATGA